The genomic segment tcgggaatatacgtaaaccacctttcatcaaaatccggtgaaaattgtataccttttgtcccacagcagttatatcaaaatatgttccggtttggaccaaatacttataagtacaagtcattgttcaattgtgtataacaaaatattggtcttttaagtagtcttatctaaaaataaaccgatctgagctacatacgacacggatttcgaaaagcctaacataagtcactgtcaaatttcagtgaaatcggattataaatgagccttttatggggccaaaacttgaaatcgagatatcggtctatatggcagctttatccaaatccgaaccgatttggcccaagtttcagaaaaatgtcgaagggcctaactcaactcactgtcccaaatttcggggaaatcggacaataattgcgccttttatggacccaaaaccttatattgagagatcggtctatatggcagctatattcaaatctggactgatatgggccatatcgcagaaggaagtcgaagggcttaaccttactcactgtcctgaatttcggtgacatcggacaataaatgcaccttttatgggcccaaaaccttaaatagagagatcggtctatatgatagctatatccaaatcttaaccgatctgtgccatattgcaggattatgtcgagaggcttaacttaacttactgttccaaatttcggcgacatcggacaataaatgagcattttatgggcccaaaacctgaaatcgagagatcggtctatatggcagctatatccaaaattggtccggtctacaccaaattgatgagggatatcaaagggcctaacacaatttactttcccaaatttcagcaaaatcggataataaatgtggcttttatgggcataagaccctaaatcggaggatcggtctatatggcagctatatccaaatctgaaccgatcagagtcaaattgacgaaggatgtcgaagggcctaagacaactcactgtcccgagttTCAGCAAaaccagataataaatgtggcttttatgggcctaagaccctaaatcggaggttcggtctatatggcagctatatccaaatctggaccgatctgagccaaattgacgaaggatgtcgagggacctaacacaactctctgccttaaatttcagcaaaatcggataatatatgtggcttttatgggcctaagaccctaaatcggaggatcggtctatatccaaatctgaaccgatctgaaccaaattgacgagggatattgaggggcctaacacaactcactgtcccgaatttcatcaaaatcggataataaatgttgcttttatgggcctaagaccctaaatcggaggatcggtctatatggcagctatatccaaatctggaccgatctgagccaaattgacgaaggatgtcgagggacctaacacaactctctgtcttaaatttcagcaaaatcggataatatatgtggcttttatgggcctaagaccctaaatcggcggatcggtctatatgggggctatatgaagatatagtccgatattgcccatttcgaacttaacctgcttatggacaaaaaagaacctgtgcaaaatttcagctcaatatctctatttttaaagactgtagcgtgatttcaacagacagacggacagacggacggacatgtctagatcgtcttagatttttacgctgatcaatagggtcggaaatggatatttcgatgtgttgcaaacggaatgacaaaatgaatatacccccatccttcagtggtgggtataaaaagtaaaaatatcattaaattaattttcttttatatcttTTAGAGTGCCAACTATTCCAAGGGCCATGACTTTCGTGACAATTTGAAACCTGTATGCGATCGCAATGGCACCTATGTCACCGATTTGTTGACTGAGGCCGCCGTTAAACGTATTTTGACCCATAACTACCACGAACAGCCTTTGTTCATGATCTTCAGCCATTTAGCACCACATTCAGCCAATGACGATGATCCTTTGCAGGCTCCTGAGGAAGAAATTGCCAAGTTTGCCTATATTGAAGAtccaagaagaagaaaatatgcTGCCATGGTCTCTAAGCTGGATGAAAGTGTGGGTCTAGTGGTGGAGGCCTTAAGCCATGGTGGGGTGTTGAATAATACCATACTGCTGTTTTTGTCCGACAATGGAGGACCCACAACAGGCATGCATTCCACAACGGCCTCTAACTATCCTTTGAGAGGGGTAAGCTTAACTTTGAAGTTTTTTTCTGAATACATCAAGAAACTAAGTACATATACAATAATTTTTTCTCCTCTAGCAAAAGAACTCTCCTTGGGAGGGAGGCTTACGTTCCTCAGCAGCCATTTGGTCTACGCAATTGGAGAAATTGGGCACTATATGGAAGcaaaagatatatattggagaTCTATTACCCACTCTGGCTGCCGCTGCAAAAATTCATCTGGATTTAGAAGCCCTTAAAATTGATGGCCTTAATCTATGGCCATCCCTTAGGTATGGCTATGAGTCTGTGGAACGTGAAATCATGCACAATATCGATGATATATTCCACTATGAAGTCTATGCCAAAGGAAAGTGGAAATTTATCAATGGCACCACTTTGGAGGGAAAATTCGATGGCTGGCTTGGCACACGCCCTGCCAATGACTCCAACCAAATTGATCCCCGTTTCGAGAACTATGAAGATCTGGTCAAACATTCCCGTGTATGGAAATATTTACACATTATAACCGGTGATAAGCCCATACAGCTGCTGGAGCATCGTCAACATTCGGTCATTAAGTGCCTATATCAAaatacttccgaaggagtgaccTGCAATCCCCTGGAGGCCCCTTGCCTCTTTGATCTGGACACCGATCCCTGTGAGCAGAATAATCTTTATGAGAAATATAAAAATTCCACCATATTTTCAAATATCATGGAACGCATAGAGTATTTCCGTAACAATGCCCATCCCATAATGAATAAGCCAGCTGATTATCGCTGTAATCCGGCCAACTTTAATGGTGAATGGACCTGGTGGGAGGATGTCTTGGAAGGAAATGGTGTGGCCAAAGTTCATTTAAACATTAGTTTCATGCAGTTACTTACTTTGACAAgttttacaataatttttagCCAGATTTTTGCCTAAGGCCAAAGTATTACCAAAAACAATGCCAAGAGAAATTTAATATAAGCATGTATATAATATCATAAATATAATAACGATTTATTCTACAATTTGTTTATTGCAAAGGGGAAACATGTACAtaatattggcttgcccaaaaagtaattgcgcatttttcatagtcggcgttgacaaatttcttcttttaaaaaatccgcaattactttttgggcagcccaatatatatatatatatatatatatatatatatatatatatatatatatatatatatatatatatatatatatatatatatatatatatatatatatatatatatattcgatttgaacgatatttaagtcggatgtcggggagcttacaacaactcactgtttctattTCAATCGAAGTCGCATACTAAATGCGTCTGTTACGGTTTAAAGAATCTAAACCgccttatcggtctatatggcaggtataggTAAATATGGACGGTTCGAATATCGGGGCCGATAGTAGAACTTTCTGAtttaaatttcaccgaaatcagccaaaaatgcgtcttttacgggtttgagaccctaaatcgccagatcggtctataatgcttttatatccaaatataatccgatttggccgattcAAAAACTTACGGCGTACGGAAGAAATACGTACGTAAAGACAGTAGCTTGATTACTGATGggcacacggacggacggacgtacagacacacggacatcgttaaatcgtctgtCTTTACGACGATCAGATATGTAAACACCTTgaaaggtcggaaatggatatttcgatattttgcaaagggaatgacaaaattaatatatcccctatcctatggtggcggtACAAATGGTACGAAATTGGATtaataacttaaaatggttgtagcTCCTTAATTGGTGGGTaatctttattatacccaccaccaaaagatAGAGGTATATTgaatttgtcattccatttacaACACATCAGAATATCCTATTcccaccctacaaagtatatatattcttgatcgtcgttaaaatctaagacgatctagccatatccgtccgtctgtccgtcggtctgttaaAATTTATCTGCagtctaaaacaagtaaaagcgtgctaagttcggccgggccgaatcttatataccctccaccaaggatcgcatatgtcgagttcttttcccggcatctcttcttaggcaaaaaaaggatataagaaaagatttgctctgctattagagcgatatcaagatatggtccggtttggactacaattaaattatatgttggagacctgtgtaaaatgtcagccaattcgaataagaattgcgccctttgtgggctcaagaagtaaaatagagagatcgatttatatgggagctatatcaggctataaaccgattcagaccataataaacacgtatgttaggtcatgagagaatccgtcgtacaaaatttcaggcaaatcggataataattgcgacctctagaggctcaagaagtcaagatcccagatcggtttatatgacagctatatcaggttatgaaccgatttgaaccatatttggcacagttgttggatatcataacaaaatactacgtgccaaaattcattcaaattggataagaattgcgccctctagaggctcaagaagtcaagacccaagatcggtttatatgacagctatatcaggttatggaccgattacaaccatatttggcacagttgttggatatcataacaaaacacgtcgtgcaaaatttcattccaatcggataagaattgcgcactctagaggctcaagaagtcaagacccaagatcggtttatatggcagctgtatcaggttatggaccgatttgaaccatacttggcccagttgttggatgtcataacaaaacacgtcgtgcaaaatttcattccaatcggataagaattgcgcactctagagtctcaagaagtcaagacccaatatcggtttatatggcagctatatcaggttatagaccgatttgaaccatacttggcacagttgttggatgtcataacaaaacacgtcgtgcaaaatttcatcccaatcggataagaattgcgcactctagaggctcaagaagtcaagacccaatatcggtttatatggcagctatatcaggttatagaccgatttgaaccatacttggcacagttgttggatatcataacaaaatacgtcgtgcaaaatttcatttcaatcggataagaattgcgcactctagaggctcaagaagtcaagacccaagatcggtttatatggcagctatatcaggttatggaccgatttgaaccatacttggcataattgttggatatcataacaaaacacgtcgtgcaaaatttcatcccaatcggataagaattgcgcactctagaggctcaagaactcaagacccaagatcggtttatatggcagctatatcaaaacatggaccgatatggcccatttacaataccaaccgacctacactaataaaaagtatttgtgcaaaatttcaagcggctagctttactccttcggaagttagcgtgctttcgacagacagacggacggacggacggacggacggacggacggacggacggacggacggacagacggacggacatggctagatcgacataaaatttcacgacgatcaagaatatatatactttatggggtctcagacgaatatttcgagtagttacaaacagaatgacgaaattagtataccccccatcttatggtggagggtataaaaatagatatattgagctaaaTTTTTGAGCAGACTCTTTTTTacaatatatcctccaccatagaagggggtatactaatttcaccattctgtttgtaacacctcgaaatatgcgtctaagaccccataaagtgtacatattcctgatcttcatgacattttaactcgacctagccaaatttcgaaggagtaaagctaggcgcttgaaattttgcacaaatactttttattagtgtagatcggttgggattgtaaatagaatTGTAAtaggccataaaaaccgatattgggtcttgaattcttaaacctccagggggcgcaattctcgtccaatttgactgaaattttgcacgtggtgttttggtatcacttccagtaactgtgcgaagaatggtcaaaatcggttcacaacctgatatagctgccatataaatcaatcgcgtggtgggtgttttggtatcacttctaacaactgtgcgaagtatggttcaaatcggttcataacctggtatagctgccatatataccgatctgggatcttgaccgatctgggccatattgacggaggatgtcggagggcctaacacaactcactctcccaaatttgagcaaaatcggataataaatgtggcttttattggcctaagaccctaaatggaaggatcggtctatatggctgctatatccaaatgtgaaccgatctgggccaaattgacgaaggatgtcgaggggcgttacacaactcactgtcttaaatttcagtaaaatcggataataaatgtagcttttatgggcctaagaccctaaatcggaggatcggtctatgtggcagctatatccaaatctgtaccgatctgggccatatagacgaaggatgtcgtagatcctaacacaagtcactgtcccaaatttcagcaaaatcggataataagtgtggcttttatgggccaaagaccctaaatcgacggatcggtctatatgggggctatatcaagatatagtttgatatagctcatctttgaatactgtagcgtgatttcaaccgacagacggatagacggacagagggacggacatgtctagatcgtcttagattttaacgctgatcaagaatatatatactttatagtgtcggaaatggatatttcgatgtgttgcaaacggtatgacaaaatgaatatacccccatccttcggtggtgggtataaaaaaggaactaacctttgactgttttcggtaCTATATGTTTAACCCTCCTACCCCGGGACAAACTTCCACaatagtctaaaagttctataaaaacatggtcacaaaatatatacgtaacctagcgaatgcaaagaagagtcattgaaaagaaagttataattcatatggtgtaaaaggaagcgcagcgaatcgggccgggttcagctagtcttatatgtaaaattcaatttgtttgtttgtttcgtatagactcaaaaacggctgaaccgaataccttgaatttttcacagattgtgtaggctggtctggaaggaaacataggctatatacttttttgatGTCGggagaggggcggaccctcccccttgccccaaaagttctacccaaaaataagagtgaaccgatcgggacaacatagtattcaaatgaaaggtatttaagagtagaatacgaatttcataataaaggtTGGGTCCAAGTGCCTGGGTGGCCGCCCCgctcccaaaaccccttaaaataggtttatttgacgattatgacaatatgggatttagatgaaaggtattcgggagtagattacgaaaatagtcaggaaggaggatagacggacggacggacatagatagatcgactcataacgtcgagacgatcatgaatatatatactttatggggtcttagactaataatttgaggtattacaaatggaatgattagattagtttaaccccatcctatggtggtaggtataacaaataaaagtttgGTTTGAAGTAGATTTGACGATTTCGGGGAACCGGAAGCTATCGAACTTAGGTTCCCATTACTTTAAAGATTTTCATCATTAGCGGGCATaagcattcgcaagttattgccTTATTTAATGGCAGAAACTTCTAATGTCTCTGTGGTAAAACAATACATTACATTTTCTgagtaagtatgattcaaactgCCATTAAAAACTTGTTTGTCaactatatatttttattgctgTTGTTACATCTATATATACTTAGCACGTGCCTttgcagtttttatacccaccaccataggagggggtatactaatcagatcatttcgtttgtaatacctcgagaTATTcatcgaagaccccataaaatatgaaCATTCTACATCGTCaacgttctgagttgatctattgggttgccaaaaagtaattgcagatttttcatatagtcggcgttgaaaaattttttttaacggcttgtgactctataattgtattctttcttctgtcggttatcagctgttattataccctccaccataagatggggggtatactaatttcgtcattctgattgtaactactcgaagtattcgtctgagaccccataaagtatatatattcttggtcgtcgtgaaattttatgtcgatctagccatgtccgtccgtctgtccgtccgtccgtccctccgtccgtccgtccgtccatccgtccgtccgtctgtctgtcgaaagcacgctaacttccgaaggagtaaagctagccgcttgaaattttgcacaaatacttcttattaatgtaggtcggttggtattgtaaacgggccatatcggtccatgttttgatatagctgccatataaaccgatcttgggtcttgacttcttgagcctctagagtgcgcaattcttatccgcttggattgaaattttgctcgacgtattttgttatgatatccaacaactgtgccaagtatggttcaaatcggttcataacctgatatagatgccatataaaccgatcttgggtcttggcttcttgagcctctagagtgcgcaattcttatccgattggaatgaaattttgcatgacatgttttgttatgatatccaacaactgtgccaagtatggttcaaatcggtttataacctgatatagctgccatataaatcgatcttgggtcttgacttcttgagcctctagagtgcgcaattcttatccgattggaatgaaattttgcatgacatgttttgttatgatatccaacaactgtgccaggtatggttcaaatcggtccataaccttatgtagctgtgatataaaccgatcttgggtcttgacttcttgagcctctagagtgcgcaattcttatccgattggaatgaaattttgcatgacatgttttgttatgatatccaacaactgtgccaggtatggttcaaatcggtccataaccttatgtagctgtcatataaacagatcatgggtcttgacttcttgagcttctagaggtcgcaattcctatccgatttggctgaaatttcgcaagtcgttttttattgttacttccaacaactatgtcaaataaagtacaagtcggttcataacctgatatagctgccacataaaccgatctgggatcttgacttcttgagcctctagaggtcgcaattattatccgatttgcctgaaagtttgtacgacgtattctctcatgaccattaacacacgtgtttattatggtctgaatcggtctatagcccgatacagctcccatataaatcgatctctctattcttcttcttgagcccacaaagaccgcaattcttattcgaattggctgacattttacacaggtctccaacataaatataatttaattgtggtccaaaccggaccatatcttgatatcgctctaatagcagagcaaatcttttcttatatccttttttttgcctaagaagagatgccgggaaaagaactcgacaaatgcgatccatggtggagggtatataagattcgggccggccgaacttagcacattttgcacagatacttactattgatgttggtctttggggattgcaaatgggccaaatcggctcagatttagatatagctcccataggaaccgatctcctgatttgacttcctgagcccttacaagccccaatttttgtacgatttggcgaaattttttgcatatggtgtgtcgttatgactttcaacaactttgccaagagcggttcaagtcggtctataacctgatatagattccatataaatcgatctcccgatttgatttcttgagcccttacaagccccattttttccgatttggctggaattttccaTGCATTgatctgttacaacttccaactactgtgcaaggtgcggttcaaatcagtttatagcctgatatggctcccatataatccgatctgctgatttaactttttgagcccctggaagccacattttttgtacgatttggctgaaattttgcatgtggtgtgtcgtaatgattttcaacaatttttccaagagcggttcaaatcggtctataacctgatatagatcccatataaaccgatgtcccgatttgatttcttgagcccctacaagccccaatttttgtccgatttggctggaattttgcatgcggtgatctgttacaacttccaacaactgtgccaaatacatttcaaatccgtctataacctgatatagctcccatccttattcggttcctagaagctttaatttttggtggtttgacagaagCTTGGTATGTCGAATAAAAATATGCCctgcaactaaatttagtttgtataaatttttagcagaatccatggtggtggattcccaagattccacCTGGCCGAACtcttcacgcttttacttgatgtcTTCAACGTTTGAAGATTTTAGTAAAATTCtcaaacaaatttttccaacaacttttttaAGGTACTAGTAGTACGATTTTACTACCGTCGACATACGGGCAGGGAATTTTATCCACAGGTTGCCTTATCATAGTAACTCAGTATTTTATGAATGAATCTGCTTGCGTCGATATGAGCTTACGTTTGTGTGGTGCTGTTGCTGATCACTTTTGTTTTCTGTTATGCTTTTAGTTGTTGGCAATTTTGTTGTGCTTTTTTTAACAGTAGCAAAATGTGGATAAAATCCCCTACCAACTTTGTTGCTGCTGTAATAACAACTTTTATTGGCAGCAAAGAAACAAACTAGAAAAGTGAGCAAGATTTGAACCGCCTCACTCGTCTACCTTAACATTGAGATTGGTGTGGTTATTAACAGTCGCCTCGAGTTAGTTGAACAGCAAGGATCGTCAAGCGGGAAATTGGCATCAAAGTTTGTAGTGATTTACTAATTGTTAAAAAGTTATATAAATAGTGATaacattataaaaaatttcagagcTTCAATCATTCTGTAGAAAATTGTGATTATATATTtaaacaagttaaaaaaaaatcccaaacaaTTTAAAACTCGGTTATATTGAATTCAAACAGAACTGCTATGAATAGAACAATATTCTCATAAAcatttatatataattattcgaattgtttattttgtaaaaataaacgATATTTCAAGTGATTTTTGAGTATGCAAATACtgctattatataaaaaaaaataattaaaatatatgaacttaGCGCATAAACAAAACACTTAAACACAGTGTCtgttattttgataaaaaaaaaatgtgaaataacATCTTTCACTTTTGAAATTTcggttattttaaatatttagcgAATATCGTTATTTATATCAAACGCTATATTATTTCGTCTGCCAGACGGATCTGGCCTCACTGTGGGctattgaaaaaaatgttgacccaaaatttaatagttTTCCTACTTCGTAGGATTCAAGCActaaaaacgagccaaagagccaaaacttaaaataacgATGATATCCTTGAATCTATTTTCCTATTTACTaactgattgattcttattttacttcattgaTGACTATCCCATTAtaattacacccaccaccgaaggatgggggtatactcattttgtcattccatttgcaacacatcgaaatatcca from the Stomoxys calcitrans chromosome 1, idStoCalc2.1, whole genome shotgun sequence genome contains:
- the LOC106094179 gene encoding arylsulfatase B is translated as MSGSYLARALMAMVLAAFQINAIAMESDTKPNIVIIMADDMGFDDVSFRGSNEFLTPNIDALAYSGVILNNLYTPAMCTPSRAALLTGKYPLNTGMQHYVLVNDQPWSLPVNETTMGEIFHEHGYFTSLIGKWHLGMSRKAYTPTFRGFDQHYGYLGSYVDYYNQIMDQGSANYSKGHDFRDNLKPVCDRNGTYVTDLLTEAAVKRILTHNYHEQPLFMIFSHLAPHSANDDDPLQAPEEEIAKFAYIEDPRRRKYAAMVSKLDESVGLVVEALSHGGVLNNTILLFLSDNGGPTTGMHSTTASNYPLRGQKNSPWEGGLRSSAAIWSTQLEKLGTIWKQKIYIGDLLPTLAAAAKIHLDLEALKIDGLNLWPSLRYGYESVEREIMHNIDDIFHYEVYAKGKWKFINGTTLEGKFDGWLGTRPANDSNQIDPRFENYEDLVKHSRVWKYLHIITGDKPIQLLEHRQHSVIKCLYQNTSEGVTCNPLEAPCLFDLDTDPCEQNNLYEKYKNSTIFSNIMERIEYFRNNAHPIMNKPADYRCNPANFNGEWTWWEDVLEGNGVAKVHLNISFMQLLTLTSFTIIFSQIFA